In the Juglans microcarpa x Juglans regia isolate MS1-56 chromosome 6D, Jm3101_v1.0, whole genome shotgun sequence genome, one interval contains:
- the LOC121235816 gene encoding uncharacterized protein LOC121235816 gives MAHHISQRRNLANPEPKPFMDPTLKKQYPKPTTPNPTSHLQIRANPDPPVLSNSKSSSFMPHNFSRLNPYHKVRASRKPANTQPPPTLVDVPLQAKAMTTSAMWDSSKFLLTRRNHQSRTIAPRLAGEGEGKSTKEVSEEKSKKSSKELDKKKVHKVKVNEKRREPREGLDVKALPEKVKDIEPKDLLDGHDINRLSVSLTLRGGRRRSFCGSQVELADIFASSGVKVVAVDMPPFMQIHVTDCARKAYDSMEKFTSKTLACTMKKEFDGVYGPAWHCIVGKSFGSFVTHSVGGFMYFSMDQKLYILLFKTTVQRAD, from the exons ATGGCTCACCATATCTCCCAAAGGCGCAACTTAGCAAACCCAGAACCCAAGCCCTTCATGGATCCCACTCTCAAAAAACAATATCCCAAACCCACCACCCCCAACCCAACTTCTCACCTCCAGATTAGAGCAAACCCGGATCCCCCCGTACTCTCTAACTCTAAATCCTCCTCTTTCATGCCCCACAACTTCTCAAGGTTAAACCCTTATCACAAAGTCCGGGCATCCCGAAAGCCCGCTAATACTCAGCCGCCTCCAACTCTTGTAGATGTCCCTTTGCAAGCGAAAGCCATGACAACTTCTGCCATGTGGGATTCCTCCAAGTTTCTACTTACCAGACGAAACCATCAGAGCAGAACTATTGCTCCAAGACTGGCAGGAGAAGGAGAGGGCAAATCAACAAAGGAAGTTTCTGAAGAGAAGTCCAAGAAATCATCCAAAGAATTGGATAAGAAGAAGGTTCACAAGGTGAAAGTGAATGAGAAAAGGAGAGAACCTCGTGAAGGGCTTGATGTTAAGGCATTGCCAGAGAAAGTGAAGGATATAGAACCGAAGGATCTTCTGGATGGGCATGATATTAACAGACTGTCGGTTTCATTAACTCTCAGAGGCGGCAGAAGGAGGTCTTTCTGTGGCTCGCAGGTTGAATTGGCAGATATCTTTGCAAGCAGTGGCGTGAAAGTGGTTGCAGTTGATATGCCACCGTTTATGCAGATCCATGTTACGGATTGTGCAAGAAAGGCTTATGATAGTATGGAAAAGTTCACTTCCAAAACCCTTGCCTGCACTATGAAGAAG GAATTTGATGGGGTCTATGGGCCAGCATGGCACTGTATTGTAGGGAAAAGTTTTGGGTCATTTGTAACGCATTCAGTTGGTGGGTTTATGTACTTCTCAATGGATCAAAAGTTATACATCCTCTTGTTTAAGACCACTGTACAAAGAGCAGATTGA
- the LOC121234668 gene encoding transcription factor bHLH79, whose protein sequence is MDPPLINESSFSAANPSAYSLAEIWPFGAEPGGGLGLRMGNLGQTPGGFGDSSANRDGSAEESTVTEQSGGGDGKKRKEVSSEDESSKMVSTSSANDLIESNGKRMKLSGSRDENEGSRAEVEASSKPGNKSAEESTKPSEPPKQDYIHVRARRGQATDSHSLAERARREKISERMKILQDLVPGCNKVIGKALVLDEIINYIQSLQHQVEFLSMKLEAVNSRMGMNPAIEGFPPKDLGAQPFDASGMVFGSQAAKEYAQSSHPEWLHMQVGGTFDRAI, encoded by the exons ATGGATCCTCCATTGATAAACGAATCTTCGTTCTCGGCTGCGAACCCATCCGCGTACAGCTTGGCCGAGATTTGGCCATTCGGTGCGGAGCCCGGTGGGGGATTGGGGCTTCGGATGGGTAACTTGGGTCAGACACCTGGCGGGTTCGGGGACAGCTCCGCGAATCGTGACGGGTCGGCCGAGGAATCGACGGTTACGGAGCAGAGTGGCGGTGGTGATgggaagaagaggaaagaagTGAGCTCGGAGGACGAGTCGTCGAAGATGGTTTCCACTAGTAGTGCCAATGACTTG ATAGAATCAAATGGTAAACGGATGAAACTATCTGGATCCCGAGATGAGAATGAGGGTTCAAGAGCTGAAGTGGAAGCTAGTTCAAAGCCTGGCAACAAGTCAGCTGAAGAAAGCACCAAACCTTCCGAGCCACCCAAACAAGATTATATTCACGTCAGAGCGAGAAGGGGCCAAGCTACTGATAGCCATAGTCTAGCAGAGAGG GCAAGGAGGGAGAAGATCAGTGAGAGGatgaaaattctccaagatCTGGTCCCTGGATGTAACAag GTTATTGGAAAAGCCCTTGTCCTTGATGAGATAATTAATTACATCCAGTCGCTGCAACACCAGGTTGAG TTCCTCTCGATGAAGCTTGAAGCAGTTAATTCAAGGATGGGTATGAACCCCGCTATTGAGGGCTTTCCTCCGAAAGAT CTTGGTGCGCAGCCATTTGATGCATCTGGAATGGTGTTTGGATCACAAGCAGCAAAGGAATATGCTCAAAGCTCGCATCCTGAATGGCTTCACATGCAGGTTGGTGGTACGTTTGACAGAGCAATTTAA
- the LOC121234669 gene encoding germin-like protein subfamily T member 2 gives MIIPSSSPFHMLLCLVVLLLLPFPSFSADPDPLQDFCIANLNASISVNGFPCKPASEVTSDDFFFDGFTKEGNTSSIFGAHITPGNVLSFPGLNTLGISMNRVDFAPGGLNPPHSHPRASETGVVVKGKLLVGFVTTGNVYHSKVLSAGQMFVIPRGLVHFQKNVGKKKALAFTAFNSHLAGSAVLPFNIFASKPSIPDDVLTKAFQVEEYIIDAIKSKFSS, from the coding sequence ATGATCATTCCTTCAAGTTCACCCTTCCATATGCTATTGTGCCTCGTCGTGTTGTTGCTTCTCCCCTTCCCTTCCTTCTCGGCCGACCCTGATCCACTGCAGGACTTCTGCATCGCAAACCTGAATGCCTCAATATCAGTTAATGGCTTCCCTTGCAAACCTGCCTCAGAGGTAACTTCAGATGACTTCTTCTTTGATGGATTCACCAAAGAGGGTAACACATCAAGCATCTTCGGTGCACATATTACTCCAGGTAATGTCCTTTCTTTTCCAGGGCTTAATACTCTTGGGATATCAATGAACAGAGTGGACTTTGCCCCTGGAGGTCTCAATCCACCCCACTCTCACCCACGTGCGAGTGAAACCGGGGTGGTCGTTAAAGGGAAGCTGCTGGTGGGGTTTGTGACAACGGGGAACGTGTATCACTCTAAGGTCTTGAGTGCAGGGCAGATGTTTGTGATTCCTCGGGGACTCGTACACTTCCAGAAAAATGTTGGAAAAAAGAAGGCCCTTGCCTTCACGGCTTTCAACAGTCACTTGGCAGGCTCTGCGGTCCTTCCCTTCAACATCTTTGCTTCGAAACCGTCAATTCCGGACGACGTGCTAACCAAGGCGTTCCAGGTAGAAGAATATATCATCGATGCTATAAAGTCCAAGTTCAGTTCATGA